In one window of Fictibacillus phosphorivorans DNA:
- a CDS encoding spore germination protein GerPB: MNLFVSQTIVIQQIRVDGIQNSSVLQIGSAGVIQPISQLFNTGGFTGPAPQIPDPDTAPSVPLGPPS; encoded by the coding sequence ATGAACCTTTTTGTTAGTCAGACGATCGTCATTCAACAGATAAGAGTAGATGGCATACAAAACTCATCTGTGCTCCAAATAGGAAGCGCGGGGGTTATACAGCCGATATCGCAATTATTTAACACAGGCGGTTTTACAGGTCCTGCCCCTCAGATTCCGGATCCGGATACTGCTCCTTCTGTTCCTTTAGGGCCGCCTTCATAA
- a CDS encoding DsrE family protein: MQNKIILVTTDSFGTGNDPALGENVMETYFTVLKQQSDLPAAIFFMNRGVYCLTEQSLCSLHLKEIEDKGVKVFACKTCVDHYKVENELAAGEISGMAHFVELSATYEVITIA, translated from the coding sequence GTGCAGAACAAAATCATTCTTGTAACAACTGATTCATTTGGTACTGGTAACGATCCTGCTCTTGGAGAAAACGTAATGGAAACGTATTTTACGGTTTTGAAGCAGCAATCCGATCTTCCAGCTGCGATCTTTTTCATGAATCGTGGTGTTTATTGCCTCACAGAGCAGTCTTTATGTTCGCTGCATCTAAAAGAAATAGAAGATAAGGGTGTTAAAGTGTTCGCCTGCAAGACTTGTGTTGATCACTATAAAGTAGAAAATGAGCTTGCGGCTGGAGAAATTTCAGGAATGGCACATTTTGTAGAATTATCTGCTACATATGAAGTTATTACGATTGCATAA
- a CDS encoding Hsp20/alpha crystallin family protein gives MDTWKQMMDWKRMAEEYFGDQFFTPNQNQRSTNNQNNESPLCNIYDTPQEICCVLALPGLNRTEDVEVMVDPFKLTVQGKLSLTLDSYHLSSEEFQLGAFHREIHLPERVLQEPVQAFYRKGLLFIRLLKDTRPGANQRKVNLNWVQE, from the coding sequence TTGGACACTTGGAAACAAATGATGGACTGGAAAAGGATGGCCGAAGAATATTTTGGTGATCAGTTCTTTACACCGAATCAAAATCAAAGGTCGACTAATAATCAAAATAATGAGAGTCCTCTTTGCAACATCTATGACACACCACAAGAAATTTGCTGTGTATTGGCACTGCCTGGTTTGAATCGTACAGAGGATGTTGAAGTTATGGTCGATCCGTTTAAACTGACCGTACAAGGAAAGTTATCGCTGACGTTAGATTCCTATCACTTAAGTTCGGAGGAATTTCAACTCGGTGCTTTTCATCGAGAGATTCATTTACCAGAAAGAGTTCTTCAAGAGCCTGTTCAGGCTTTTTATCGAAAAGGGTTATTATTCATTCGCTTACTAAAAGATACAAGACCTGGAGCAAATCAGCGAAAAGTAAATCTAAACTGGGTGCAAGAATAG
- a CDS encoding Hsp20/alpha crystallin family protein, which translates to MLGKGPLMPFFNNRSMDDWLNSFDQYVSKGLNQFEKFADQMSFEVDTEETTDEYKIRANLKDYNPEDLQIEILNQGLQIKAQREEIRSTKNKRTGHFQQRKAMKRTERFVQLPFMFRNEDVKAQYTNGILTISVNKNGGEVMNPTVPIQVVNDSSDNRVEKGSNANNTANVFNSNGQFEE; encoded by the coding sequence ATGTTAGGCAAGGGTCCATTGATGCCATTTTTTAATAACCGTTCTATGGATGACTGGCTAAATTCTTTTGACCAATACGTCAGCAAAGGGCTCAATCAGTTCGAGAAATTTGCAGACCAGATGTCGTTTGAAGTGGATACAGAAGAGACAACAGACGAATACAAAATTCGCGCGAACCTAAAAGACTATAACCCTGAAGACCTTCAGATCGAGATCCTCAATCAAGGACTTCAGATTAAAGCACAGCGGGAAGAAATTCGGTCAACAAAAAACAAACGAACGGGGCATTTTCAGCAAAGGAAGGCAATGAAACGAACGGAGAGGTTTGTCCAACTGCCTTTTATGTTTCGAAACGAAGATGTGAAAGCCCAATATACGAATGGCATCTTAACCATTTCCGTTAACAAAAATGGTGGAGAAGTTATGAATCCGACTGTTCCTATACAAGTCGTAAATGATTCAAGTGATAATAGAGTTGAGAAAGGCAGTAATGCCAACAATACTGCCAATGTATTTAACAGTAACGGGCAGTTTGAAGAGTAG
- the abc-f gene encoding ribosomal protection-like ABC-F family protein has protein sequence MLLLEAKQLEKSYDGKLIIKQTEPFQLFTNDRVGLVGLNGTGKSTFLKLLAETEDRDAGAVHHYGSLAIVSQFDQEEQCLTSKSEAAWNLQGKKYDTMSGGERTRTQIAAALEQDPDILILDEPTSHLDVDGMDQLADELLRFKGALLLVSHDRAFLDTVCTKIVEIDHQTFATYPGNYSDYLIQKDQQLKRKHFEYEQYVKEKTRLERTAKEKASKARDLKNKPTRMSYSEAKLGKGKLQNAKRSLEKKSKVIEKRIEMLDKKEKPKKQQNVEFDIQRFPKVHGKQVLAVKDLSLRFDEKPLVQNLTFSVKPGMKIVLTGKNGTGKSTLLQEIYKGNEAIEKSNQLKVGYFHQHLNILDPQKSILENVMERSLYDETWVRTILARMLFKREDVFKRVDVLSGGEKMKTALAKLFLSDYNVLLLDEPSNYLDLFTREALEEVLVAYPGTFILATHDRRLMEKTATHILELQSSKAFWFEGNYKEFTMRNGIRNEHHYDEDELLKMQFEMTELISQLSVCSELSKKEELDRRYNDVLHRMNKFRS, from the coding sequence GTGCTTTTATTAGAGGCGAAGCAATTAGAAAAATCGTATGATGGAAAATTAATTATAAAGCAAACAGAGCCGTTTCAACTTTTTACTAATGACCGAGTAGGTCTTGTTGGTTTGAACGGCACCGGAAAATCAACGTTTCTTAAATTACTAGCAGAAACTGAGGATAGAGATGCAGGGGCCGTACATCATTACGGATCACTTGCAATCGTTAGCCAGTTTGACCAAGAAGAGCAATGTCTCACTTCCAAGAGTGAAGCGGCTTGGAACCTGCAAGGCAAAAAGTATGACACGATGAGCGGTGGTGAAAGAACGCGTACTCAAATCGCTGCTGCTCTAGAACAAGATCCAGATATCCTTATCTTAGATGAACCTACATCTCATCTTGATGTCGACGGAATGGATCAACTTGCAGATGAACTTTTACGTTTTAAAGGAGCACTTTTGCTTGTGTCACATGACCGTGCATTTCTAGATACGGTATGCACAAAGATCGTCGAAATCGATCACCAAACGTTCGCAACATATCCTGGTAACTATTCAGATTATCTGATTCAAAAAGATCAACAACTCAAACGAAAACACTTTGAATACGAACAGTATGTTAAAGAAAAAACAAGACTTGAGAGAACGGCTAAGGAAAAAGCATCTAAAGCGAGAGACTTGAAGAACAAACCAACTCGCATGTCTTATAGTGAAGCAAAGCTAGGAAAAGGAAAACTTCAAAATGCAAAGCGTTCACTTGAGAAGAAATCGAAGGTTATTGAGAAAAGGATCGAGATGCTCGATAAGAAGGAAAAGCCAAAGAAGCAACAGAATGTGGAATTCGATATACAACGATTTCCTAAGGTTCATGGAAAACAAGTCTTAGCTGTTAAAGATCTTTCTTTAAGGTTTGATGAAAAACCACTGGTTCAAAATCTTACATTCTCTGTAAAACCGGGGATGAAGATCGTTTTAACAGGCAAGAACGGAACCGGAAAATCCACCTTACTTCAAGAAATCTATAAAGGAAATGAAGCGATTGAAAAGTCTAATCAGCTTAAAGTCGGCTACTTCCATCAGCATCTTAATATTTTGGATCCACAAAAAAGTATTCTTGAGAACGTGATGGAACGTAGTCTGTACGATGAAACATGGGTTAGAACCATATTAGCAAGAATGTTATTTAAACGTGAAGATGTCTTTAAAAGAGTAGATGTATTGAGTGGCGGTGAAAAGATGAAGACTGCTCTCGCAAAACTTTTCTTAAGTGACTACAATGTATTGTTACTAGATGAACCTTCAAATTACTTAGATTTGTTTACAAGAGAAGCGTTAGAAGAGGTCTTAGTAGCCTATCCTGGTACGTTTATCTTGGCTACTCATGACAGACGCTTAATGGAAAAGACAGCCACTCATATTCTAGAGCTGCAGTCATCGAAAGCATTTTGGTTTGAAGGAAACTATAAAGAGTTTACGATGCGAAACGGAATCCGAAATGAGCATCATTACGATGAAGATGAGTTGCTCAAGATGCAGTTTGAGATGACAGAACTGATCAGTCAACTTTCTGTTTGTTCAGAACTCAGCAAAAAAGAGGAGCTCGATCGCCGATATAATGACGTACTGCATAGAATGAATAAGTTCAGATCATAA
- a CDS encoding DeoR/GlpR family DNA-binding transcription regulator, which yields MLTPERHRKIIEVLGEKSVVTIQELVEATASSESTIRRDLSQLQREKKLKRVHGGASLTHQKSEELSVFEKSERNALEKERIAQYACDLIETGDCIYLDAGTTTLKMIPHLMNKEITVVTNAISHLEALSEHEIKTYLIGGLVKSKTKALVGSSAIKSLSAYRFDKVFLGMNGIHIEAGYTTPDPEEAAVKGLAISLSQKAFILADHTKFHETSFSKVAELNEAIIITDDIDDDVIYDFQDKTEIKVVTS from the coding sequence ATGCTTACACCTGAAAGACATCGTAAGATTATTGAAGTATTAGGCGAAAAGTCAGTAGTAACTATACAAGAACTCGTAGAAGCAACAGCATCCTCTGAGTCTACGATACGCAGAGATCTAAGTCAGTTGCAGAGAGAAAAGAAGTTAAAACGCGTACATGGAGGAGCATCACTTACTCACCAAAAAAGCGAAGAATTGAGCGTTTTTGAAAAATCCGAGAGAAACGCTTTAGAAAAAGAAAGAATTGCACAATATGCTTGCGATTTAATCGAGACTGGGGATTGCATCTATCTCGATGCAGGCACGACAACACTTAAGATGATTCCTCATCTAATGAACAAAGAGATCACAGTTGTAACGAATGCCATCTCCCACCTTGAAGCTTTAAGTGAACACGAGATTAAGACTTACTTAATAGGCGGTCTTGTTAAGTCTAAAACAAAAGCACTTGTAGGAAGCAGTGCGATTAAAAGTTTAAGTGCCTATCGGTTTGACAAGGTATTCCTTGGGATGAACGGCATTCACATCGAGGCCGGTTACACTACACCCGATCCGGAAGAGGCGGCAGTAAAAGGATTAGCGATTTCCCTTTCACAAAAAGCATTCATATTAGCTGACCATACGAAGTTTCATGAGACTTCGTTTTCAAAAGTAGCAGAATTAAATGAGGCGATCATAATAACAGACGATATTGATGATGACGTCATCTATGATTTTCAAGACAAGACAGAAATAAAGGTTGTGACATCATGA
- a CDS encoding AIM24 family protein: MNESLFNVIEKEEGRRATFEVLEYKQLPVTSAGSSSSYYAKETGISLKQVRITLRQGAVQAEAGALQFMKGDLGLKSNAGGVGGFMKKMASNILTEESLFKPLYEGTGEIYLEPSYGHYLLLNLNDEEVVADRGMFYAAEPSVQLGVARQKLTSSIKGEDGLFQTRLRGSGFCVLQSPVPLQQIMKIQLHDEKLQVDGNFALLRKGDIDFSVKRASSSIIGSATSGEGYLHVFEGTGEVWIAPTLGR; this comes from the coding sequence ATGAATGAATCACTTTTTAACGTTATCGAAAAAGAAGAAGGACGTCGAGCAACTTTTGAAGTCCTTGAATATAAGCAGTTGCCTGTAACAAGTGCAGGTTCAAGTTCTTCTTACTACGCCAAAGAAACGGGAATATCGTTAAAACAAGTTCGGATCACATTGCGCCAAGGAGCGGTTCAAGCTGAAGCGGGAGCTTTGCAGTTTATGAAAGGTGATCTTGGTTTGAAGAGCAATGCTGGTGGAGTTGGAGGGTTCATGAAGAAGATGGCTTCCAATATCTTAACGGAAGAATCTCTTTTCAAACCATTATATGAAGGTACCGGAGAAATTTATTTAGAGCCCTCGTATGGTCATTACTTATTATTAAACTTAAACGACGAAGAAGTTGTTGCAGATCGCGGAATGTTTTATGCGGCAGAACCGTCTGTGCAATTGGGTGTAGCTAGACAAAAACTAACGTCTTCTATAAAAGGAGAGGATGGCCTGTTTCAAACGAGATTAAGAGGCTCAGGATTTTGTGTGCTTCAGAGTCCAGTTCCTCTTCAACAGATCATGAAGATACAGCTTCATGATGAAAAACTGCAAGTGGATGGTAACTTTGCGCTCTTAAGAAAAGGAGATATCGATTTTTCTGTAAAACGAGCATCCTCTTCTATCATTGGATCTGCGACAAGTGGTGAAGGTTACTTGCACGTTTTTGAAGGAACCGGCGAGGTGTGGATCGCACCAACACTAGGAAGATAA
- a CDS encoding spore germination protein: protein MPCLIVAPININAAEGVVNFGDTLVINPKSTGKGYNGSGGGNTGNFIQTTNVVNATNTLDPDIFDSNNAGNA, encoded by the coding sequence GTGCCCTGTTTAATTGTAGCTCCTATTAATATTAATGCGGCAGAAGGGGTTGTGAATTTTGGCGATACGCTCGTCATCAATCCCAAATCAACAGGCAAAGGATACAACGGATCTGGCGGAGGAAACACAGGGAATTTTATACAAACAACAAACGTAGTTAACGCAACAAACACATTAGATCCTGATATTTTCGATTCGAATAATGCCGGCAATGCTTAG
- a CDS encoding spore germination protein GerPE — protein sequence MMYRTSVVDCIVLNSLANSGVLQTGDTDKINSFSAALAIQRESTKYGTFNVPYSKYKVFSQPVLVPVCPVYKVKQTYHANPYIRVGKIDILGVSSSSILHIGSVNDIKLQSRVKHVRNFFTNPYPESEEEEI from the coding sequence ATGATGTATCGAACATCTGTCGTTGACTGTATCGTATTGAATTCTCTCGCTAACTCAGGTGTTTTGCAAACGGGAGACACTGACAAAATCAATAGTTTTTCTGCAGCTCTGGCTATCCAGAGAGAAAGTACAAAGTATGGAACGTTCAATGTTCCATACAGCAAATATAAAGTTTTTTCACAGCCGGTATTGGTTCCAGTTTGTCCGGTGTATAAGGTAAAACAAACGTATCATGCGAATCCTTATATTCGAGTTGGGAAAATAGATATTCTTGGGGTGTCCAGTTCATCAATCCTTCATATTGGTTCGGTTAATGATATAAAACTTCAATCTCGTGTTAAACATGTTCGTAATTTTTTTACGAATCCTTATCCGGAAAGTGAGGAGGAGGAAATATGA
- the gerPC gene encoding spore germination protein GerPC — protein MNEESNYYLSKLQQMILDQNDKISDLEEQIKALKRKVSDLSSQPQNVEYKFDQLKIEKLEGTLHIGLGSSADSKDLIEQFNIGQNTLQMPGKMERSTIENPNYREMIQVMDGFFEKEAPVYLKSLESKMNVPLDEPYRIFILEDVQRQVPGRIKHYLTKYEPKDERGRRDIIQKTKEDIYRGIETFIVHLRDSKSTGGDESEILRNQS, from the coding sequence ATGAATGAAGAGAGCAATTATTACTTGAGCAAGCTACAACAGATGATTCTCGATCAGAATGATAAGATTAGCGACTTGGAAGAGCAGATAAAAGCATTAAAGAGAAAGGTAAGTGATCTATCCTCTCAACCTCAAAATGTAGAATATAAGTTTGATCAATTAAAGATAGAAAAACTTGAAGGTACCCTGCACATTGGACTCGGGTCTTCAGCTGATAGCAAAGACTTGATCGAACAGTTCAATATTGGTCAGAATACCCTTCAGATGCCTGGAAAGATGGAACGAAGTACGATTGAAAATCCAAACTACCGAGAGATGATTCAAGTGATGGATGGCTTTTTTGAGAAAGAAGCTCCTGTTTATTTAAAGTCACTTGAAAGTAAAATGAACGTTCCTTTAGATGAACCTTATCGAATCTTCATATTAGAAGATGTACAGCGCCAAGTTCCAGGGCGGATCAAGCACTATCTCACAAAATATGAGCCAAAAGATGAGCGGGGCAGAAGAGATATCATTCAAAAAACAAAAGAGGATATCTATCGTGGTATCGAGACGTTTATCGTACATTTACGAGATTCTAAGTCTACTGGAGGAGATGAGAGTGAAATTTTGCGTAACCAATCATGA
- a CDS encoding aminoglycoside N(3)-acetyltransferase produces the protein MRVHKKLKVVRSVSSIELHTDYPKTRVTLAENLRLLGLKKGMTVIVHSSLKSLGWVVGGPVAVVQALMDVITEEGTLVMPTHTAHYSDPAGWLNPPVPKDWWPTIIEEMPAFDPAVTPTYFMGAIVEAFRTFPGVIRSNHPTESFAAWGKNKETIINDHSVDFGLGEQSPLGRVYELQGHVLLIGVGYDSNTSMHLAEHRVPSPKTEQNAGPLFSDGKRVWKSFTQISYREELFEEIGEVYEQNNYPVKKGKVGMADCRLIPQRELVDFTENWLSQYDQSNKPIEHA, from the coding sequence ATGAGAGTACATAAAAAGCTGAAGGTTGTGAGAAGCGTGAGTAGTATTGAATTACATACAGATTATCCTAAAACGAGGGTGACTTTAGCAGAGAATCTTCGATTATTAGGCCTGAAAAAAGGAATGACCGTTATCGTTCACTCTAGCTTGAAGTCACTGGGTTGGGTTGTAGGGGGACCTGTTGCAGTTGTACAAGCGTTAATGGACGTTATTACAGAAGAAGGAACATTGGTTATGCCTACACATACGGCTCATTATTCTGATCCGGCAGGATGGCTGAATCCACCGGTACCAAAGGATTGGTGGCCGACAATCATAGAAGAGATGCCTGCGTTTGATCCAGCTGTAACACCAACATATTTTATGGGAGCGATTGTAGAAGCATTTCGCACGTTTCCGGGTGTAATAAGAAGCAATCATCCAACAGAATCTTTTGCTGCATGGGGCAAAAATAAAGAAACGATCATAAACGATCATTCAGTGGATTTCGGTTTAGGGGAACAGTCACCTCTTGGGAGAGTTTATGAACTTCAGGGCCATGTTCTTCTGATAGGTGTAGGCTATGATTCGAATACCTCCATGCACTTAGCCGAACATCGCGTACCATCACCAAAAACAGAACAAAATGCTGGCCCACTATTTAGCGATGGAAAAAGAGTATGGAAGTCGTTCACTCAAATTTCTTATCGAGAGGAGTTGTTCGAAGAGATTGGAGAGGTTTACGAGCAAAATAATTATCCCGTCAAAAAAGGAAAAGTAGGAATGGCTGATTGTCGATTGATCCCACAGAGAGAACTCGTGGACTTTACAGAGAATTGGCTGAGTCAGTATGACCAAAGTAATAAACCGATTGAGCATGCTTAA
- a CDS encoding spore germination protein, producing the protein MPAIVGSVSVNSISSGSVFHVGDVQTICPVSYAKTYAGAGSFNTGDNLRLENGYNVTFTQDPDVNDSNAAANF; encoded by the coding sequence ATGCCAGCAATTGTGGGATCTGTATCAGTAAACTCCATATCGAGCGGCAGCGTTTTTCATGTGGGAGACGTCCAGACCATATGCCCAGTCAGTTACGCAAAAACGTATGCAGGTGCAGGATCTTTCAATACGGGGGATAATCTTCGTCTGGAGAACGGCTATAATGTAACGTTTACACAAGATCCTGATGTAAATGACAGTAATGCAGCAGCAAATTTTTAA
- a CDS encoding YggT family protein has protein sequence MRRSVPATIISFIVGIIQLILILRFIFQLFNANEGAAFAQLIYGLSQPLLLPFAALFPNIELANGFVIELSTIVAIIVYGVVGMLLKRLFSVKKVDHVQRETVIREEPVVRDEATTREKRIIREERR, from the coding sequence ATGAGGCGTTCCGTTCCAGCCACAATTATTTCATTCATAGTAGGCATCATTCAGCTAATCTTAATTTTACGTTTTATTTTTCAACTGTTTAATGCAAATGAAGGAGCAGCTTTCGCCCAGCTCATATATGGTCTGAGCCAACCGCTTCTTTTACCATTTGCAGCACTCTTCCCAAACATCGAACTAGCCAATGGATTCGTGATCGAACTGTCAACGATCGTTGCAATCATTGTGTATGGTGTAGTCGGCATGTTGCTGAAAAGACTATTCTCAGTGAAAAAAGTAGATCACGTTCAGCGTGAAACAGTTATTAGAGAAGAACCCGTTGTCAGAGACGAGGCAACGACTAGAGAAAAGAGAATTATCCGAGAAGAAAGAAGATAA
- a CDS encoding spore gernimation protein GerPD, with product MRVKFCVTNHELFVGEIHIIGVGLSSVVLIGDTDCISLGSAFDTPPESLVLGTTLVPL from the coding sequence ATGAGAGTGAAATTTTGCGTAACCAATCATGAGTTATTTGTTGGAGAGATTCACATTATCGGTGTAGGGCTATCGTCAGTGGTATTAATCGGAGACACAGATTGTATCAGTCTAGGATCTGCATTCGACACACCTCCGGAATCTTTAGTCTTAGGTACTACACTCGTTCCTCTATAG